The following is a genomic window from Deltaproteobacteria bacterium.
GCGGTTTCCCTTGTAGGTCTTGAGCAGCTCGCGAAGCTCGGCCGCGCCGGCCTGTGACTCCAGCTCGCGGAGCTCGCGGTGCGCTGGCGTCCCGAGCACGAGTCGGCCCTTGGGCGGACGATCCGCGCCGCGCTTGGGCAGCGGCGGCGGCACGGGCGCGCTCGGACGGACGCGCTCGGGCTTGGCGCCGCCGGGACGGACGTGCGGCGGTCGCGCGCCCTTCGAGCCGGTCTGCGACATCGCGTGGGCGCGCCGCACCAGCGAGAGCCGCTTCAGTCGCTGTTCGAGCGCTTCGGTGGAGAGCCCCAGCTTCTTGGCGGTGCGCTCGAGATCGCCATGCGATGCGGCGAGCGCAGCGAGGACTTCCTGGCGCTGCTCGTCGCGGCTGGGATGCGCAGACTCGCGCTCGCGACGCGCGGCCGGCGACTTCTCCTTGCGCCGGGGCACGCGCGCCATCGCCACGTACTCGCCGCGCTCCTCGCGTTCGGCCGCTTCCTGCGCCGACAGGCCGCGGACCACGTCGACCAGCGCCTCGGGACCGAGCGGCTTCGCCTCCGGCTCCGCCTGGAGCAGCGCTTCCAGCTCGCTGTCCTCATCGGGCGAGAGCCGGGCCAGCGCGAGTCGGACCGCCTCGGGCGAAGAAGGCCGACCGGCGCGGCGACAGAAGTCGGCGGCGGCGATCGCGAGCGGGGTGGGGACCTCGTCGGGATCGCGGGCGAGCGTGAAGCCTGAGGGAGCGTCGGCCATGGGCGCGCGCTTCGTATCAAGGATGCGCTCGGGCCGCTACGGTCGGAAGACGAAGCACCTCGCAGAGCTCGCTGCAGAGCCGCGCCGCCGCCTCGAGATCCCGGATGGGCCGGCTGCATGGGACCTGCTCGCCATCGCGCGTGACCACGTCGAGGCGCAGGTAGCGATGTCCGGCGGCGTCGAAGAGCGGGACGGCCAGGAGCTCGTGGATCTCGTCTGCGTCGATGGTCACCGGCGGCTTGAGGAACGCCTTCACCCGGAGTGAAGCGTCGTCGGCGTTGAGCGCGAAGCCCAGCCAGCGCGCAGACACGGCCGCGGGCTTCGAAGGTCGGTGGAACGCCGGTCGTTCCCGCGCGACGGGCGTCCGCAGCAGGTCCACGGCGCGAACCGGAAGTGGCGGAGCTGGCGGCGGGGGCAACTTCGGGAGCACCGTGGTCTCGGCCGGTGGAGGCCGTGGCGGCACCTCCGGTTGGCTCGGACGAGGAGGCGGCGGTGGATCCGGAAGTGGCGCGGGTTTCCATTCGCGAGCGGCGTCCAGCACCCTGAAGCCACCGACGATGAGAGCGATTGGGATCGCCAGTGCGAGCTCGAGGCTCGTCATCACAACGAACCCTGAAATCGACCCACACGCCAGCACCGGCGCGAGCATGGACAGCTCCTGTCCGAGATCGCGCTCCGGAAGAGCATTCGCCATGCCACGCCCAGCCTTCGCGCACTTGGGGCGTCCGAGCGCGTCGGGAGCGCCCACGCTTCGACGCGTAGGACAGAAGTCCGTCGTCCGCTATATTCGGTGCCGTCTGGAGGAGCTGATGCGACTTCGCCACCTGTTGTGCTGCGCCTTGCTCGCGGGATCGCTCGTGGGGTGCTGGGGACCCAAGGACGACTGCGAAGGCACCATGCGCTCCTTCGAGTCCATCGTCGACGGAAACCACTGGGACTCGTTCCCGGACATCGTCCACCCGCCGCTGCGCAAGAAGTACGGCGACCTGAACCTCACCCGCTGGGTGGGCGGCTATTACGAGGGCGCCCGCAGCTTCAAGTTCACCTCGCTGCAGGCCTCGGTCGCGGGCAACATCTGCCTCTGCCAGACGACCTCCACCTGGACGCAGAAGATCCGCGGCCACGAGGCGGAGACGTTCGCGGACGAATACAACGCGTACACGCTGCATCTCATCGACGGGAAGTGGTACATGGAGCTCCCCGGCTCCGCGAAGGTGCAGGCGTTCTGACGCGAGCCGGCCGCTCCCATGGCCGAACAACCCCACCTCGGCAGCCTCCAGCCTGGCCGCGCGCTGGGCGTGGTGTTCTACCTGCTGCTCGCGGTGGCGCTGGTGGTGGCGCTCATCGGCGACCGGCTGAGCTGGCTGCCTCCCGCGTGGCGCGCGCTGGCGCCCGCGGCGTTCGGGCTCTTCCTGGTGCTCTTCGCGGTGTACCGCTACGTGCTCATCCGCGCGGGGCGCTATCCCTTCGGGCGCGCGATGTACCAGGTGCTGATGGGCGTGCTCTTCCTGGTGGTGCTGCTCTCGCGGGTGCCGCTCGCGCCCGTCACCAGCGGCGACGATCTCGGCACGCTCCTCGACAACGCCGATCCGCTGGTCCGCCGGCTGGCGTGCGAGGTGGCCCGCTATCGCCCCGATGGCGCGAAGGCGCTGCCGCAGCTGCGCGCGCACGCGGCGGATGACGTCGAGTCGGTTCGCAGCGAGTGCGCGAAGAGCGTCCAGGCGCTCGCGCACTAGCTCCACCGCTCGCCGCTTGCACGAGACGGCCCCCGACGGCCGCCGATCGTTCAGAACGCGGAAGTGTCGCGCCTCTCGTGCTAAGTAATGTGGACGGGGCAGGGTCGGAATCGACGGTCCGTGGCGCCCCGGTCTTGGAGTAGAGCCCTGGGTTCTGCCATGCCCCACGCGCACGACGAGAACGCCAAGGACGACGGCGCCCCCCTCGAGGGCCGCGACACCATCCTCGGCCGCTACATGGCCCAGCACGGGCTGAAGAGCACCCGCCAGCGCACGCTCATCGTGGACTCGTTCTTCGAGCAGGGCGGGCACGTGTCGGTGGACGAGCTGGTGGGCCAGGTGCGCCAGAAGGATCCGCACGTGTCCACGGCCACCGTGTACCGCACCATGAAGCTGCTCACCGAGTGCGGCCTCGCGCACGCGCGGCACTTCGGCGACGGCCAGACGCGCTACGAGTCCGCCGCCGGCCGCGACCACCACGACCACCTCATCTGCACCTCGTGCGGCAGCATCGTGGAGTTCGAGAACGAGCGCATCGAGGCGCTCCAGCAGGCGGTGGCCAAGCGCCACGGCTTCCGGCTCACCGGCCACAAGATGGAGCTGTACGGCGTATGCCGCGACTGCCAGCAGAAGCAGCGCGCGTGAGGCCCCTCGCAGCGCTGGTGCTCGTGCTCGCGGCCACAGGCTGTGCGCACGCCAGGTCGCCCGAGCAGGTGCTCGCCGACATCGACACTGCGCGCTACCAGCTTCCCACGGACACGGGCGAGCCCTACGCGCTCGCGCAGCACCGCGGCCACGAGCAGGTGGTGATGTTCTTCGCCACCTGGTGCGTGCCGTGTCTGGCCGAGGTGAACCAGCTGCAGAAGCTCGCCGCGCGGCAGGACGGCCTGGAGATCGTGGGCGTGGTGATGGACCTCGACGCCGCGCGTACCGCGGCCGCCTTCCGCCACACCACGGGCGTGACCTATCCGCTGCTCATCGCCGATGACGCCACGCGCGCGGGCGAGAGCGTGTTCGGCCGGATTCCGGAGCTGCCCACGACGGTGGTCATCGACAAGCAGGGCGTGGTGCGCAGCGCCTACACCGGGCTCGTGCCCGACGAGGATCTCGACAAGCTCATCCGCGCCGCGCGCTGAGCGCAGGTGTCGAAGGAGAACGCATGTGCCGAAACATCCGGGTGCTCCACGGCTTCGAGCCGCCCACGACGATGCAGGAGATCCACGACGCCGCGCTGCAGTACGTGCGCAAGGTCAGTGGTCACACCAAGCCCTCGCACGCTGATCAGGAAGCGTTCGATCACGCCGTCGAAGAGGTCGCGCACGCGACGGCGCACCTGCTCGGCGTCCTGCACCCGGCGAAGCACGTGCGCACGCGCGAGGGTGAGAAAGAGAAGGCCCGGGAGCGCTGGCGCAAGCGCGAGGCGCGGATCGCGGGCAAGTAGCTCGCTTGGAACCTGCCGCTTCGCCGCGCTGTCTGTTCAGGTGAGGCGGGCCAACACATGCAAACGGAAATGGACCCGAGCGCGCGCTCGGGGATGGGCAGGCGTCTGCCCAAGCGGCAGCTCGAGGTGGCGGCGAGGTGGGGCAATGCGCTGTTGGAGCTGCGCCGGGTGGACGCCGACGCGGCGCTGGTCATCGACGACGTCCGGCTCGAGCACTCGCAGCCGGGGCGCGTCGACGTGGGGCCGCTGACGTTCGACATCCGCTGGGCGCCGGAGGTGCCGCGCGTGCGGGGGCGCACCGAGGACCTCGACTTCCGCTTCGCCAAGGTGATGGCTCTGGTGGCGATGGCGCTGGCCAGCTTCGCGCTCGCGGCGCAGGCGGGCTCGGACCTGCCCTCGCTCGACGACGATGTGCTCCAGCGCAACCGCGCCACCATCCAGCGCATCTTCACCGCGCAGGCGCAGCCAAAGCCGAGGAGCCCGAGCCCGTCGGCGCCGAAGCACTCGGGCGCGGAAGGCCAGGCGGCCACGGCGCGCGCTCCGAAGCCGCGACCGACGCGCGACGTCGCGGTGTCGCAGAAGGGCGTGCTGGGCGTGCTCAATCGGCTCGGCGGGGCGTCGGCGCAGCTCTTCGGCACCAACGGGTTCAGCGACCAGATGAACGCCGCCCTTCAGGGACTGCACAGCGGCCTCGCCGACGGCAAGGGCGTGGCGGGCATGGGCACGCGCGGCACGGGTCCGGGCGGCGGCGGCGACTCGAGCCTGTTCGGCATCGGCAGTGCGGGCACGCACAACGGCCGCGGCCCGGGCGGCCCGGGCGACCTCATGCTCGGCGACAGCGAGAAGCGCCACGTGCGCGTGCCGTGGGAAGAGGGGAAGGTCGTGGGCGGGCTCTCGCGCGAGGAGATCGAGCGCGTGATCAAGCGGCACCAGAGCGAAATACTCTTTTGTTACAATTCGCAGCTGCAGAAGTCGCCAGGGCTCGCGGGCAAGGTGGCCGTGAACTTCACCATCGACGGCTCGGGCGTCATCTCCGAAGCCGCCGTGGCCCAGACCTCGCTCGAGAACGAGGCGGTCGAGCGGTGCGTGATCGACCGCATCCGCCGCTGGCGATTTCCGGAGCCGAAAGGCGGCGGCGTGGTGGTGGTGACCTATCCGTGGATCTTCATGGAGGCCGGCCAGGAATGAGCTGGCACGCGCTGCCCGGGCGCTTCTAGAGTCATGCAGAACCCCGAGAGGGTGGCTCGCGCAATGCCCGCGTACGACCCTTATACCGATCCCGACATCGAGGAGGCGATGCGTGACCAGTTGGCGTCACGCTACAAGGGCCAGATCTTCCTCGGCGTCGGGGTCGCATTGATTTTCAGCTCCGTCGCGATCGTCGGTCACTGGCTCAAGGCCTATGTCATCGGTGCCTTCGGCGTCTGGATGGTGGGCCACGGCGCGTTCCAGTGGTACCGCGTCCGCATTTCTCGGACGTCGGTTTCCGCGCTGCGCGACAGCGACATCTCCGACCTGCCCCTCCGCACGAAGTCGTTCGCGTTGAGCGCGGGAGGCCCTGCTGTGGTCACCGTCAGCTGGCGGCAGCTCAAGCTGAATTCACCGCTGCGCGACGTGCGCGTGAGCTACCAGGGGGAGGAGATCGCACGCATCAACGAGACCAGCCTGGCGGAGGGTGAGCAGCTTCGCCTGCCCGATGGGAAGACGCTGTTTCTCCGCGTCGAGCCGGATTTCCTGGCGTACCGGCGAATGGTGGCCTCCCTCGAGGACGCCCAGCTCGTGTCGCTCGCTTCGTAGCGTGGGCGCGCTCAGCTCCCGGTCTTCTCGAGCGACTTGGGCTTGGCATCTTCCGCTTCGCCCTCGCGGCCGACCTTGGCGATCGCCGTCTCCTTGTCGCCGCCGGGACCGCCGATAGAAGCCGTGAGATCGATGATCGCGTCGCGGACCGTGCGCATGAGCGCGTCGCGCTGGTCGTCGGTGAGGCCGGCCGTGGGAATCGGCTGGCCGAACTTCACCCGGATCGTCCCGGGGCGCACGCCGAAGCCGTCGGCCGGGAGCACGCGGCCCGCGCCTTCGATGCCGACCGGGATGATGGGCACGCCTGCGCGCAACGCCACCACGAACGGGCCCTTCTTGAAGGGCAAGATCCGGCCGTCGCGCGAGCGCGTGCCCTCGGGGTAGGCGAGGATGTTGGCGCCGCCGCGGATGCGCTCGCCAGCCAGCGCCAGGCTCTTCACCGCGCGCTCGCGGTTCGAGCGGTCCACGAAGATCATCCCCGTGGCCCACATGTACCAGCCGAGAAACGGCACGTATTTCAGCACCTGCTTGGCCACGAAGCGGATGTTCACCGGGATGGCCACGAACGCCGCGCAGATGTCGATCATCGACTGGTGGTTGGAGATGAAGATGTGCGGCTGGCTCCAGTCCACGTTCGGCAGCGGCTCCACCGCGAGCTTCGCGCGTGCGCCCCAGAGCAGGCCCGGGCCCCAGAAGCGCCGGGCCATCGCCAGCGGCACATCGGGGTTCAAGGTCAGCACCAGCATCACCAGCGCACAGCTGATCCAGAACGCGGTCCAGAAGGCCGTGAACAGGCCCTGAAAGATGTTGGCGATGAACCAGTAGAGCTTCATGTGCATCTCGCGCCGCTAAGGCAGGTCGCAGTGGCCGCCGCCAAGGCTCCGAGCCAGGCCCACGCCGTTGATGGCGAAGGGCGCGGTGGCGTTCGCCGGCAGGCAGAGCTGGAAGGCGCGGTAGTTGGCGGCAGCGAAGGGAAAGGACACGGTCGTTCCGGACAGGGTGGCGGTGCCCAGCAGCAAGGCGCCGCCGTCGGCCCCAGTGGCGAACAACAGGAGAGAGCTCTCCGTTCCGGCAGCCCCGTTGCTGCAGGTCCCCGCGTCGACCGGCTGGGAATAGGCAGCCAGCAGGTCGACCGAGTAGGCGTGCCCTAGCGAAACCAAGGCGCAGCTGTCAACGTGAGCGCCCCCGAGGGCCATGCCGCCGTCCAGGCCGCTCGGCTCCAGCACCACGGTCGTCGACCCCGCCGAGGGGCTGCAGCCCGAGCCGCTCGCCAGGGCTACGGTCGCGCGGGGGAGCTGCGAGGACTCGGCTGCTGGGAAGTCGTCGACCACGCCGTTGCAGTCGTTGTCCACGCCGTCGCAGACGCAGAGGTCGGCGCCGGTACCGCCGCCGTCGGTACACTCGCTGGTGGCGTGCGCGACTGGGTTGGCGCCGGCGGGCAGGGTGCAGCCGCCGTCGTCGCCGCTCCACTGGAACACGCCGTACGTGCGGCACGCCCCCACCGACACCATGCACACCGAGCCCGCGAGCTCCTCCGCGCCTGTTGCGAAGCAGCCAGCGTCCGGCGCGAGGCGCGGGGCGCAGATCCACATTCCTGCGTCGACGGGACAGCTGATGCGGCTCACGTCGCAGTCGGTGGGGCTGGGCACGCAGATGCCGCCCGGCGCAGGCAGGCCCAGCGGCGCGCCCACCGCGTTGGAGGTGGTACACGCCAGCCCGCCGCCGCACTGCTTCGAGCCCGGCGCGCAGAGCTTGCCATCGAGCGGAGGCGCCTCGCGCAGGCAGCCCGCGGCCCCGAGCAGGGCGATTGCGATGGGGATGCCGCCAAGGGTCGAGCGCACGGGTCGGAAAGTGTACCCGGCGACGCCCGCAAGGGCGCGAAAAACGCGGGCCGGCACGCCCATTGGCCGCGCGGCCGAAACCCACCGCGCGCCGCCGGCGACAATGCATTGAAAGGCCCGTCGCACGTGGGTTTTGTCCTACCTCATGCTACGCTGCGCGCGACGCGGATCTGCGCCGGCAGCGCGGCGCGGCGTCGGGCTGGGGAGTGGGTTGGAGGCTGCGGCGAGGTCGTCCCCGTCCGCGAGGCGCAGCGCGAGGCCATGGAAAAGGTTGGGCCCTACGTCATCATCGGCAGGCTCGCCACCGGCGGGATGGCCGAGGTGTTCCTCGCGCGGCGCGATGGGCCTGCCGGCTTCGAGAAGATCCAGGTCGTCAAGCGCATCCTGCCGCAGTTCGCCGAGGACCCCGAGTTCCGGCGCATGTTCCTCGACGAGGCGCGGCTCGCGGCGCTGATCAACCACCCGAACGTCGTCCAGATCTTCGAGCTCGGCGGCACGCGGGAGCTGCTCTACATCGCCATGGAGTACGTGCCGGGCTTCGACCTGGCCAAGGTGATGGACGCGAGCCTGAAGATGCGCCGGCTGGTGCCGCCCGCCGTCTCGGCGCGCATCGTGGCCGACGCCGCCGCGGGGCTCGACTTCGCCTCCCGCCTCACCGACGCCAAGGGCCAGCCGCGCGGCATCGTGCACCGCGACATCTCGCCCGAGAACCTGCTCGTGAGCGAGGTCGGGCAGGTGAAGGTGGTGGACTTCGGCATCGCCCGCGCGAACACCGGCGCGCAGCTCTCCGCGAGCGGGCGGCTCAAGGGCAAGGTGCACTATCACGCGCCCGAGCACATCCAGAACAAGCCCGTGGACGGCAAGGCCGACGTCTACGCCCTGGGCGTGGTGCTCTACGAGCTGCTCTGCGCGCGCCGGCCATTCGAAGGGCTGGGCGAGCTGGAGGTGATGCGAAACACCGTGGAGGTGGATCCGCCGCCGCCGTCGAAGTGGTACCCCACCGCCGAGCCGGAGCTCTCGCAGATCGCGCTGCGCGCGCTGGCGCGCGAGCCGAAGGCGCGACCGACTGCGGGACAGCTCCGCGACGAGCTCGAGGTCTGGCTGCGCACCAACCCGTGCACCGCCGCCGACGTGGAGCGCTACCTGCTCGAGGTGATTCCTGCGGGCAGCGCGGACCGGCTCAAGGCGCGCAAGCTGCTCGAGTCGGCGCCGATGCGCCAGCCGGGCAACACCGATCCCAGCCGCGTGGCGCCGCTGCCGCCGGGCGTGCGCGAGCCCGGCGCGACCGAGCACACCGTTCGGGAGGCGCTCAAGCGCTGGCAGGTGCTCGCTCCCGTGGGAGCCGCGGCACTTCTCGCGTTTGGCGCCGTGGGCTGGATGTTGACGCGGCCCCCGCCGGCGCTGCCGCCCGCTCCGGTGAAGGCGCCGGAGATCATCGCCGTGCCCGTGCCGCCGCCGCCGCTGCCGAACGAGGTCGCGGTGCCGCCGCCCGCGAACCCGCCGCCCGCGCCCAAGCTCGCGTCCGAGCACGACGCCTCGCACCACCCGTACGGCCACCGCCCTGCCGGCCTGGAGCGCGCGGGCTCGAATGCCGCCTACCTCATCGTGAAGGTCAGCCCGCCCTGCGAGCTGCGCGTGGACAAGGAGTCGGGCGAGCGGCCGCTGGGCAAGGAGTTCGCCATCGCGCCGGGCACGCACGAGCTGCACTTCACCAACGCCAAGCTGCACCTCGACGCCAGGCGCACGGTGAAGCTCGAGCCGGGCCAGCACGAGGAGCCGAAGTTCGAGTTCGTGAAGCACCCGGTGGCCATGTTCGTGGCGCCCTGGGCCTACGTGACCGTCGACGGCGAGAACTACGGCTCGACGCCCACGCTGAACAAGAAGGTGGAGCTCTACGAGGGCGCGCACGCGGTGGAGCTGCGCAACCCGAGCTACAAGTCGGCCACGACCACGCTTTCGATGACCGACAAGCCGACCACCTTCAAGTACGCGTTCCAGCACTAGACCGATTGCTCGCTCGCCGTCGCACTCCCGCGAGCGGGCTGCGTGCCGCACCTTGTCGACGGATGCGTCTCAAGGAGGCCGCCGTGGCAAGCCATTCGAAGGTCGTCTGGGACGAGGTGGGTGAGCGCTTCACGAACGTGGGCAAGGGCCTGCGTCGGCGCATGAAGGAGCGGGGCGCCAAGCAGGCCGACGTGCTCGAGGCCGATCGCAAGGTGCTCCGCGAGGGCCTGCGCACGCTCGCGCGCGACATCGGCACCACACTCGACTCCATCAGCAAGCCCATCCGCAGCCCCGAGCTGCGCGAAGACCTGCGCAAGGCCGCGCAGTCGATCGGGCACGCGCTCGGCGAGACGGTGACCGATCTCGGTGAGGGCGTCCGCGATCGGCTGGGGGTCACTCGCGCGCGCCTGGAGCGCAAGACCTCGAAGCTGCGGCCTCCCAAGGCGCGGAAGCGCACCGGTGGCGGCGCCGCGCGCAAACGCAAGACGTAACCAGCTGGTTAACGTCTACGCCGACACGGCCTTCTCGCTCGCGGCCCAGAGCCGCGCCGCGAGGGCGTCGTCCTGCGCCGCGGGGATGGGCTGGGCCTCGTTGCAGTCGGAGAGGTAGATGCCGGAGTTGGCCTCGGTGAGCTCCGGCGCCGTGGCCGCGAAGACGCTCGTGGCCGCCCCCTGGGGCACCGTCTTCAAGAAGAGCTTGCCCACCACCTGGTAGATGGAGCCCACCACGCCCATGTGCCGCGAGAGCTTGGTGGGGATGACGCCCGGGTGCAGCGAGAAGGCGAGCACGCCCGTTCCCTGCAGCCGCTTCGCGAGCTCGCGCGCGAAGAGCGCGTTGGCGAGCTTGGAGTCGCCGTAGGCGTCGAAGGGCACGTACTTGCGCTGGCTGTAGCCCGGGTCGCTCTCCAGCGTGGCCATCATCCGCTCGGGGTTGCCGCGCTTGTGCAGCTCGCTCGACACCGCCACCACCCGCGCCGGCGCCGAGGCCTTGAGCGCGTCGAGGAGCAGCTTCACCAGCAGGAAGTGCCCGAGGTGGTTGGTGCCGAGCTGCGTCTCGTGGCCGTCGGCGGTCTTGCCCTGCGGGGTGGCCATCACACCCGCGTTGTTAACCAGAATGTGAAGCTTGTCGTGCTTGGCCAGGAAGGCCTGCGCGAACGCGCGGATGGACGCGAAGCTGCCCAGATCCAGCGCCATCACCTCCAGGGCGCCCGAGCCCGCAGGCAGCGTCGCGCGAAGGTCCTTCGCGGCCTCCTCGCCGGACTGCACGTTGCGACAGGCCATCACCACGTTGGCGCCCGCGAGCGCGAGCACGCGCGCGGTCTCGGTGCCGAGGCCCGCATTGGCGCCGGTGACGATGGCCGTCTTGCCGGCGAGCGAGACGTCGCGGCGTGCCTGCTCGGCGGTGGTGCGCTTCCCGAAGTCGTTCTTGGGCAGGGTCATGGTCGTCTCCGTTCAGCGATCGCGAAGCGAGCTCGTCTGCAGCAGTTGCTGGAAGTAGTAGCGGGGCACGCCGTCGTGGGCGAGCGCCGAGGACTTGAAGAGCAGGCCGTGAAGATACGTGGCCGGCGGCCAGGTGTCGGTGGTGCGGTCATCGACGAGCACGCCCGAGTCGGCGCCCACCCAGCTCGCGGCGCGATCGGCCATGTCCTGCGAGTTGGCGAGCGT
Proteins encoded in this region:
- a CDS encoding transcriptional repressor, whose amino-acid sequence is MAQHGLKSTRQRTLIVDSFFEQGGHVSVDELVGQVRQKDPHVSTATVYRTMKLLTECGLAHARHFGDGQTRYESAAGRDHHDHLICTSCGSIVEFENERIEALQQAVAKRHGFRLTGHKMELYGVCRDCQQKQRA
- a CDS encoding TlpA family protein disulfide reductase, which encodes MRPLAALVLVLAATGCAHARSPEQVLADIDTARYQLPTDTGEPYALAQHRGHEQVVMFFATWCVPCLAEVNQLQKLAARQDGLEIVGVVMDLDAARTAAAFRHTTGVTYPLLIADDATRAGESVFGRIPELPTTVVIDKQGVVRSAYTGLVPDEDLDKLIRAAR
- a CDS encoding DUF2277 domain-containing protein, whose product is MCRNIRVLHGFEPPTTMQEIHDAALQYVRKVSGHTKPSHADQEAFDHAVEEVAHATAHLLGVLHPAKHVRTREGEKEKARERWRKREARIAGK
- a CDS encoding TonB family protein, which produces MQTEMDPSARSGMGRRLPKRQLEVAARWGNALLELRRVDADAALVIDDVRLEHSQPGRVDVGPLTFDIRWAPEVPRVRGRTEDLDFRFAKVMALVAMALASFALAAQAGSDLPSLDDDVLQRNRATIQRIFTAQAQPKPRSPSPSAPKHSGAEGQAATARAPKPRPTRDVAVSQKGVLGVLNRLGGASAQLFGTNGFSDQMNAALQGLHSGLADGKGVAGMGTRGTGPGGGGDSSLFGIGSAGTHNGRGPGGPGDLMLGDSEKRHVRVPWEEGKVVGGLSREEIERVIKRHQSEILFCYNSQLQKSPGLAGKVAVNFTIDGSGVISEAAVAQTSLENEAVERCVIDRIRRWRFPEPKGGGVVVVTYPWIFMEAGQE
- a CDS encoding 1-acyl-sn-glycerol-3-phosphate acyltransferase gives rise to the protein MKLYWFIANIFQGLFTAFWTAFWISCALVMLVLTLNPDVPLAMARRFWGPGLLWGARAKLAVEPLPNVDWSQPHIFISNHQSMIDICAAFVAIPVNIRFVAKQVLKYVPFLGWYMWATGMIFVDRSNRERAVKSLALAGERIRGGANILAYPEGTRSRDGRILPFKKGPFVVALRAGVPIIPVGIEGAGRVLPADGFGVRPGTIRVKFGQPIPTAGLTDDQRDALMRTVRDAIIDLTASIGGPGGDKETAIAKVGREGEAEDAKPKSLEKTGS
- a CDS encoding serine/threonine protein kinase, producing MEKVGPYVIIGRLATGGMAEVFLARRDGPAGFEKIQVVKRILPQFAEDPEFRRMFLDEARLAALINHPNVVQIFELGGTRELLYIAMEYVPGFDLAKVMDASLKMRRLVPPAVSARIVADAAAGLDFASRLTDAKGQPRGIVHRDISPENLLVSEVGQVKVVDFGIARANTGAQLSASGRLKGKVHYHAPEHIQNKPVDGKADVYALGVVLYELLCARRPFEGLGELEVMRNTVEVDPPPPSKWYPTAEPELSQIALRALAREPKARPTAGQLRDELEVWLRTNPCTAADVERYLLEVIPAGSADRLKARKLLESAPMRQPGNTDPSRVAPLPPGVREPGATEHTVREALKRWQVLAPVGAAALLAFGAVGWMLTRPPPALPPAPVKAPEIIAVPVPPPPLPNEVAVPPPANPPPAPKLASEHDASHHPYGHRPAGLERAGSNAAYLIVKVSPPCELRVDKESGERPLGKEFAIAPGTHELHFTNAKLHLDARRTVKLEPGQHEEPKFEFVKHPVAMFVAPWAYVTVDGENYGSTPTLNKKVELYEGAHAVELRNPSYKSATTTLSMTDKPTTFKYAFQH
- a CDS encoding SDR family oxidoreductase, which produces MTLPKNDFGKRTTAEQARRDVSLAGKTAIVTGANAGLGTETARVLALAGANVVMACRNVQSGEEAAKDLRATLPAGSGALEVMALDLGSFASIRAFAQAFLAKHDKLHILVNNAGVMATPQGKTADGHETQLGTNHLGHFLLVKLLLDALKASAPARVVAVSSELHKRGNPERMMATLESDPGYSQRKYVPFDAYGDSKLANALFARELAKRLQGTGVLAFSLHPGVIPTKLSRHMGVVGSIYQVVGKLFLKTVPQGAATSVFAATAPELTEANSGIYLSDCNEAQPIPAAQDDALAARLWAASEKAVSA